A single Buteo buteo chromosome 17, bButBut1.hap1.1, whole genome shotgun sequence DNA region contains:
- the LOC142040766 gene encoding uncharacterized protein LOC142040766, with protein sequence MSVGQGTWEPADGNESDVFEIVLPITVLVLSDDDFLQGDAEEQAVSFPELKNDDEQEVNLNSGVFLKNNVTPSNDRNSLSVWEENKTASNKDSHTEYSEEKWVAESGCNGSKSPLSDWCDAGKDKYSQNYVLPTSSCRTELTEITETSDGKEGDGDDGFQKIPPLLSSAGNEGRDETIKTSRQLTVAAISRHEEELVSVASVLSDGGREEQPEIHKEMETIVEMEDPDSLENGDNEANNRKRSKFEDIILTSLLERGLKEERKLSYTCSAPFLNRCSLTSEELLKDVGKPDMKASTSAEANTTGEHIYKTLTPFPKKRYRQQNVVSSHEDPKEFQSQQTGLAWLNNSVTIKPFSKASCSINKHERLKCRFCSSVYKCSAHLKKHVYSAHKDKKIHKCCFCKRTFFFSANLKNHLKFHKKMTRLQKARRNRINARKARQRSKERKSDTKKKESKYEKFFIKIERDFTPLGVPVTFSCKLCLFASSNPRVFIHHMKGHKERPPYQCPQCDYSCISLSYLLNHMYWHAGYKLYQCRFCTFLSLYFASMVRHSYIHTGAKPYSCEFCQSAFTSTTGLKRHRRLHAGKEACQGQQLDAISERKRTQRPLKSYTCDECNVVFYTRGHLSFHKKFHEQLKATANGYTSQSNEHLKSKICKVGSDSQDHVSLSLSGKENDCLSGGMLASGVDFEQAGDVQGSKKMCSGKKFPENSHGSDSLRIAGNRSEVPLNSYKMDTVICKEEPLFNSKASDSQDQDDDAYNEFVENLRDTWPSSLSAFKTYKCQHCSYATAVHSDFKLHLKMHRDERLYACKECNKTFKTSNHLQKHSLIHIKNGYEFGHCLYADSHLENLELHHEIHVGLCPEGDFGSSEGSTSVHSLLGSEVCGIQPDVQWGKENDLLAQSQPRFYQCAECEYTTYVLSNLELHVRTHTGEKPYSCSVCQKKFRTSSHLKRHRVTHFNMEHLKCRNCDYSTNKWLSLKQHLASHCCEESSSTGCLYNQKQLPVKTYTCEECGYSTAHNGNLKPHLRIHTGEKPFKCSQCAVAFRTSSHLKRHLLTHLKLHCRRCKFSTVDKRAFQKHVKTHKKKYKCVNCNVMLPTRKLLEKHKQHHRLGM encoded by the exons ATGTCGGTGGGGCAGGGGACGTGGGAGCCGGCGGACGGTAACG AGTCGGATGTCTTTGAAATTGTCCTCCCCATCACCGTGCTTGTGCTGAGCGATGATGACTTTCTCCAAGGCGATGCCGAGGAGCAGGCGGTGTCGTTTCCCGAGTTGAAGAACGACGATGAGCAAGAGGTTAACTTGAACAGTGGcgttttcctgaaaaataatgtgACGCCTTCAAATGACAGGAACAGTTTAAGTgtttgggaagaaaacaaaactgcttcAAATAAGGATAGTCATACGGAatactctgaagaaaaatgggtTGCTGAGAGTGGGTGTAATGGATCAAAGTCACCTTTAAGTGATTGGTGTGATGCAGGCAAGGATAAATATAGTCAAAATTATGTGTTGCCTACATCGTCTTGCAGAACAGAGCTTACAGAGATAACTGAAACCAGTGACGGAAAAGAAGGTGATGGTGATGACGGCTTTCAGAAgattcctcctctcctttcttctgctggcAACGAGGGTAGAGATGAGACCATTAAGACAAGCAGACAGTTGACCGTGGCAGCGATATCCAGACATGAAGAGGAACTTGTTAGTGTTGCAAGTGTTCTTTCTGACGGTGGTCGAGAGGAACAACCAGAGATCCACAAGGAGATGGAGACAATTGTTGAAATGGAAG ATCCTGATTCTTTGGAGAATGGAGACAATGAAGCTAAtaacagaaagagaagcaaattTGAAGATATAATTCTGACTTCTCTTTTGGAACGTGGCTTGAAAGAAGAACGAAAACTTAGTTATACGTGTTCTGCTCCATTTCTTAATAGATGTTCTTTGACTTCAGAAGAACTGCTAAAAGATGTAGGGAAACCAGACATGAAAGCTTCTACTTCTGCTGAAGCAAATACTACTGGAGAGCATATTTATAAGACATTAACACCATTTCCTAAAAAAAGGTATCGGCAACAAAATGTTGTTTCTTCTCATGAAGACCCAAAGGAATTCCAAAGCCAACAGACAGGTTTAGCGTGGCTAAATAATAGTGTGACCATCAAACCTTTTTCTAAAGCATCTTGTTCTATAAATAAGCATGAAAGATTGAAGTGCAGGTTTTGTAGTTCTGTATATAAATGCAGCGCACATCTAAAGAAGCATGTTTATTCAGCTCATAAAgataagaaaatacataaatgctgcttttgtaaaagaacctttttcttttctgccaacCTTAAGAATCACCTTAAATTTCATAAGAAAATGACTAGATTGCAGAAGGCAAGAAGAAATAgaataaatgcaagaaaagcTAGGCAGAgatctaaagaaagaaaatctgacaccaagaaaaaagaaagtaaatacgagaaatttttcatcaaaattgAAAGGGACTTTACACCTCTGGGTGTTCCGGTTACTTTTTCCTGCAaactttgtttgtttgcttcatcAAATCCTAGAGTTTTTATTCATCACATGAAGGGACATAAAGAGAGACCACCTTACCAGTGTCCTCAATGTGATTACTCCTGCATTAGCTTATCCTATCTGTTAAATCACATGTACTGGCATGCTGGGTATAAGCTGTACCAGTGCAGGTTTTGCACCTTTTTGTCATTATATTTTGCAAGCATGGTAAGGCATAGCTACATACACACAGGGGCTAAACCATATTCCTGTGAGTTTTGCCAGTCAGCATTCACAAGCACCACTGGGTTAAAGAGACACAGAAGATTACATGCAGGCAAAGAAGCATGCCAAGGGCAGCAGCTTGATGCCAtaagtgaaagaaagagaacTCAAAGACCTTTAAAGAGTTATACATGTGATGAGTGTAACGTAGTGTTTTACACTAGAGGACATCTAAGTTTTCATAAGAAATTCCATGAACAGCTTAAGGCTACTGCTAATGGTTATACGAGTCAGAGCAATGAAcatcttaaaagcaaaatatgcaAAGTTGGCAGTGATTCCCAGGATCatgtttctctgtctctttctggtAAAGAAAATGATTGTCTCAGTGGGGGGATGCTGGCTTCAGGAGTAGACTTTGAGCAGGCAGGTGATGTGCAGGGCAGTAAGAAAATGTGCTCTGGGAAGAAATTCCCTGAAAACAGCCATGGAAGTGACAGTTTACGTATTGCTGGGAATAGATCAGAAGTTCCTCTGAATTCATACAAAATGGACACTGTCATTTGCAAAGAGGAACCTCTCTTCAACTCCAAGGCCTCTGATTCACAAGATCAAGATGATGATGCATATAATGAATTTGTGGAAAACTTAAGGGATACGTGGCCTTCCAGTTTGTCTGCATTCAAAACGTACAAGTGCCAACACTGCAGTTATGCTACTGCTGTTCATAGCGACTTTAAGCTGCACCTAAAAATGCATAGAGATGAAAGGCTATATGCATGTAAAGAATGCAATAAGACATTTAAAACATCAAACCATTTGCAGAAACACAGCCTTATTCATATAAAGAATGGATACGAGTTTGGCCATTGCCTCTATGCAGATAGCCATTTAGAGAATCTTGAATTGCATCATGAAATCCATGTAGGCCTGTGTCCAGAAGGAGATTTTGGTTCCTCAGAAGGTTCAACCAGTGTGCATTCCTTGCTTGGTTCAGAAGTCTGTGGAATACAGCCAGATGTCCAGTGGGGCAAAGAAAATGATTTGCTAGCACAAAGTCAGCCACGGTTCTATCAGTGTGCAGAGTGTGAGTACACTACGTACGTTTTAAGCAACCTTGAACTACATGTAAGAACTCACACAGGTGAGAAACCTTACAGCTGCAGTGTTTGTCAGAAGAAGTTTCGTACTTCCAGTCACCTGAAAAGACACAGGGTCACCCATTTTAATATGGAGCATCTCAAGTGCAGGAACTGCGACTATTCAACAAACAAATGGCTGTCCTTGAAACAGCATCTGGCTTCACACTGTTGTGAGGAAAGCTCATCTACTGGCTGTCTCTACAATCAAAAGCAGCTACCTGTCAAAACGTACACGTGTGAAGAGTGTGGCTATTCCACAGCCCACAATGGTAACTTGAAGCCACACTTGAGAATTCATACAGGGGAGAAGCCATTCAAGTGCAGTCAGTGCGCTGTTGCTTTCCGCACATCTAGCCACCTGAAACGCCACTTACTGACTCATTTAAAGTTGCACTGCAGAAGGTGTAAATTTTCTACGGTAGATAAACGTGCTTTCCAAAAGCAcgtaaaaacacacaaaaaaaagtacaagtGTGTAAACTGTAATGTGATGCTGCCTACCAGAAAGCTTTTGGAAAAGCATAAGCAGCATCATAGGCTTGGAATGTAA